One Hydrogenophaga crassostreae genomic region harbors:
- a CDS encoding class I adenylate-forming enzyme family protein encodes MTANTEPRIHELFDARAASAPEQVFLITPETTWTLAALGQLVATLEQELRSSGVVAGDRVLVVAENCAEHVALVLACSRVGAWSCGVNARMSRAEINGFVAKADPRVVYFTTAVSEAAQGHALAANALPSVVSALQRAPTRSNAVAEQGTLAEQVAAIIFTSGTTGQPKGVLVTHAGLLQFARVSAESRELGLQDRAYAYLPMTHIFGLGTVLMASLYAGCQLVMRSKFDPADVFDALAHGGVSMLQGPPAMFARLMSWRRQQGLSERPHCPALRYVYAGAAPLDMGLKDAVEACFDKPLHHGYGLSEYAGALCLVRMGVVRRDTSAGYLVDGAELRIVDAEGHDLPAGERGEIWMRGVGLMPGYFRDQAATEQVMRPGGWYASGDLGFQEPDGALTVVGRLKEMIIRSGFNVYPGEVEVVLAAFPGVERVAVAGRREADGNEEILAFVEAVPNQTIDLAALRVYAAEHLAPYKRPSRIVPVDAFPMTLSGKVLKRQMIDAVSPV; translated from the coding sequence ATGACCGCGAACACAGAACCCCGTATCCACGAACTTTTTGACGCCCGGGCGGCAAGTGCTCCGGAGCAAGTTTTTCTCATCACCCCGGAGACCACATGGACCCTGGCCGCGCTTGGCCAGCTGGTGGCGACACTGGAGCAGGAGTTGCGCAGCTCCGGCGTCGTGGCCGGGGATCGGGTGCTGGTGGTGGCCGAAAACTGCGCCGAGCATGTGGCCCTGGTGCTGGCTTGTAGCCGGGTGGGGGCTTGGTCGTGCGGTGTCAATGCCCGGATGTCGCGCGCAGAAATCAACGGCTTTGTTGCCAAAGCCGATCCACGGGTCGTGTATTTCACCACCGCCGTGTCGGAGGCTGCACAGGGGCATGCGCTGGCCGCCAACGCCTTGCCTTCGGTGGTCAGTGCGCTGCAACGGGCGCCCACGCGGTCGAACGCCGTGGCCGAGCAGGGCACGCTGGCCGAGCAAGTGGCGGCTATCATTTTTACTTCGGGCACCACGGGACAGCCCAAGGGCGTGCTGGTGACACACGCAGGCTTGCTGCAGTTCGCCCGGGTCTCGGCCGAGTCGCGCGAGCTGGGCCTGCAAGATCGGGCCTATGCCTATTTGCCCATGACCCACATTTTTGGTCTGGGCACGGTGTTGATGGCGTCTTTGTATGCCGGTTGCCAGTTGGTCATGCGCAGCAAGTTTGACCCTGCCGATGTGTTCGATGCGCTGGCGCACGGCGGTGTTTCGATGTTGCAAGGCCCTCCCGCGATGTTTGCCCGCCTGATGAGCTGGCGGCGCCAACAGGGCCTCAGCGAACGCCCACATTGTCCGGCGTTGCGCTATGTGTACGCGGGCGCTGCGCCGCTGGACATGGGGCTGAAGGACGCCGTTGAAGCCTGTTTTGACAAGCCGCTGCACCACGGCTATGGGCTTTCTGAATACGCCGGAGCGCTGTGCTTGGTGCGCATGGGTGTGGTCCGCCGTGACACCTCGGCGGGTTATCTGGTTGACGGCGCCGAGTTGCGCATTGTGGACGCCGAAGGCCACGATCTGCCCGCGGGCGAGCGTGGTGAAATCTGGATGCGCGGCGTGGGCTTGATGCCGGGCTATTTTCGCGATCAGGCGGCGACCGAGCAGGTCATGCGCCCCGGTGGCTGGTACGCGAGCGGCGATCTGGGCTTCCAGGAGCCCGACGGGGCGCTGACCGTGGTGGGGCGGTTGAAAGAGATGATCATTCGTTCAGGCTTCAATGTGTATCCCGGCGAGGTTGAAGTGGTGTTGGCGGCCTTTCCCGGTGTGGAGCGGGTGGCCGTGGCGGGTCGCCGGGAGGCCGACGGCAACGAAGAAATTCTGGCGTTTGTTGAGGCCGTGCCCAACCAGACCATCGACCTGGCGGCGTTGCGGGTGTATGCCGCCGAACACCTGGCACCTTACAAGCGTCCTTCGCGCATCGTGCCAGTCGATGCCTTTCCGATGACGCTCAGCGGCAAGGTGCTCAAGCGGCAAATGATCGATGCGGTGTCCCCGGTGTGA
- a CDS encoding 3-oxoacid CoA-transferase subunit A gives MINKIVATLQQAVEGIRDGDTVMIGGFGNSGIPYQLIEALRQLKVRDLVIVSNNAGVREEGIASLLRDRMVRKLICSYPRSNGSVWFERLYEEDAIELELLPQGTLSERIRAGGAGIGGFFTRAGYGTALADGKETRVIDGHGYVLESPLRADVALLKADRGDRWGNLIYNTAGRNFNPIMATAATTTVVEVAEIVELGELDPEAIVTPGIFVNRLVQRTAGIP, from the coding sequence ATGATCAACAAGATCGTCGCAACGCTTCAGCAGGCGGTTGAGGGCATCCGCGATGGCGATACCGTGATGATCGGGGGCTTTGGCAACTCCGGCATTCCCTACCAATTGATCGAAGCGCTGCGGCAATTGAAGGTGCGTGATCTGGTGATCGTTTCCAACAACGCCGGCGTTCGGGAAGAGGGCATTGCAAGTTTGTTGCGCGACCGCATGGTGCGCAAGTTGATTTGCTCCTACCCCCGTTCCAACGGCTCCGTCTGGTTTGAACGCCTGTACGAAGAAGATGCGATTGAGCTGGAGTTGCTGCCGCAGGGCACGCTGTCCGAACGCATCCGGGCCGGAGGCGCAGGCATTGGGGGGTTCTTTACCCGTGCCGGTTACGGCACAGCACTGGCCGACGGCAAAGAAACCCGTGTCATCGACGGCCATGGCTATGTGCTGGAAAGCCCATTGAGGGCCGATGTCGCCTTGCTCAAAGCCGACCGAGGGGACCGCTGGGGCAATCTGATCTACAACACGGCCGGGCGCAACTTCAACCCCATCATGGCAACGGCGGCCACCACCACGGTGGTCGAGGTGGCTGAAATTGTTGAGCTCGGCGAGCTGGATCCCGAGGCCATCGTGACCCCGGGGATCTTTGTCAATCGACTGGTCCAGAGAACCGCGGGCATCCCATGA
- a CDS encoding mandelate racemase/muconate lactonizing enzyme family protein has translation MKITDVKTFVVGNPPPSFGGRYFVFLKLITDTGIEGLGEVYCVPFHPSIVEKMIVDVVERCVIGREPSDIERMWRSVYSAGFTQHPDLTMMGILSGIEMACWDIVGKEVNKPVYKLLGGQVHEKLRSYTYIYPKAGDKTNVYEDPVLAAERAAEYLAMGFTAVKFDPAGPYTAYDGRQLSLHELDRSERFCKQLREAVGNQADLLFGTHGQMTAAGAIRLARRLEAYDPLWFEEPMPPDNPREMGKVARGTTIPIATGERLATKYDFLRLLEEGAAAILQMNLGRVGGILEAKKIASMAEAYHVQIAPHLYCGPVVGAANVQLATCSPNFLILESIEDWQGFHSRILKKPMQWENGFVIPPTAPGLGVELDEDVACANPYTGKELHLDMTHHPVSV, from the coding sequence ATGAAAATCACCGATGTCAAAACCTTTGTCGTGGGCAACCCACCGCCCAGCTTTGGCGGCCGCTACTTCGTCTTTCTCAAACTCATCACCGACACCGGCATTGAAGGTCTGGGTGAGGTGTATTGCGTGCCGTTTCATCCGTCCATCGTTGAGAAAATGATCGTCGATGTGGTCGAGCGCTGCGTCATCGGCAGAGAGCCGTCCGACATCGAGCGCATGTGGCGCAGCGTCTATTCGGCCGGATTCACCCAACACCCCGACCTGACCATGATGGGCATCCTCAGCGGCATCGAGATGGCATGCTGGGACATTGTGGGCAAAGAGGTGAACAAGCCGGTCTACAAACTCCTGGGCGGCCAGGTGCATGAAAAACTGCGCAGCTACACCTACATTTACCCCAAGGCCGGGGACAAGACCAACGTCTACGAAGACCCGGTGCTGGCGGCCGAACGGGCGGCCGAGTACCTGGCCATGGGTTTCACCGCGGTCAAGTTCGACCCGGCAGGCCCCTACACCGCGTACGACGGACGCCAACTCTCCCTGCACGAACTGGACCGCAGCGAACGCTTTTGCAAGCAGCTGCGCGAGGCCGTTGGCAACCAGGCCGATCTGCTGTTTGGAACCCATGGCCAAATGACCGCGGCCGGTGCGATTCGCCTGGCGCGGCGCCTGGAAGCCTACGACCCCCTGTGGTTCGAAGAGCCCATGCCGCCCGACAACCCGCGCGAAATGGGCAAGGTTGCACGCGGCACCACGATTCCGATTGCCACCGGCGAGCGCCTCGCCACCAAATACGACTTCTTGCGGTTGCTCGAAGAAGGCGCTGCGGCCATCCTTCAAATGAACCTGGGACGCGTTGGCGGCATTCTGGAAGCCAAGAAGATCGCTTCGATGGCCGAGGCCTACCATGTGCAAATCGCGCCCCACCTGTACTGTGGCCCCGTCGTGGGCGCGGCCAACGTCCAGCTCGCCACCTGCAGCCCCAACTTCCTGATTCTGGAAAGCATCGAGGATTGGCAGGGCTTTCATAGCCGGATTCTGAAAAAGCCGATGCAATGGGAAAACGGCTTCGTGATCCCCCCGACTGCGCCCGGACTGGGGGTTGAACTCGATGAGGACGTGGCGTGCGCGAACCCCTACACAGGCAAAGAATTGCACCTGGACATGACGCACCACCCGGTTTCGGTGTGA
- a CDS encoding TRAP transporter permease: protein MNSSIPAGSADDLPLGAQPEPRLHGVARWVWLALGSLGMVLAINQTFNLSLLGFLPLGNSYLYYLIGIFLAAAFISIPATASSSARVAWYDWLLCAAVLGASLYLGMHGLTIIEQGWDYSAPLPATVASGVMLLMVLEGVRRAGGWLLLGVALLFGAYPLFADHLPGFLWGTQYTFGETIRAHVMGVESIIGIPMQVVAQLVIGFVVFGAALTATGGGEFFMRFAAALMGRSRGGPAKVAVLSSAILGSLSGSVITNILTSGPITIPTMKRTGYPAHYAAAIEACASTGGTLMPPVMGAVAFIMASFLGVPYSEIIIAAFLPALLFYLALLFQVDIYAAARGLKGLPESEIPNLWDTLKDGWPYLLSLVMLIYMLLFMRLEAYAPYYAAVVLLGISIFKRNNRLNLKRAVTFLTDLTGSLANLVAILAGIGLVVGGLSYTGVAGAFSRELLLYADGSIPLMLAAGAITSFVLGMGMTVSACYIFLSILLAPALIAAGLNPLASHLFILYWGMMSYLTPPVALAAITAAGISGSSPVKTGFYAMRLGAILFILPFLFVIEPALILQGPWQGIASASTTAVIAIWLLSSGMEGYLYRVGALSWTVRALVLFSGLALVYPERISDMVGLGIVALIYLASWQRGNRGKSAHPAALAEKGPQP, encoded by the coding sequence ATGAACTCGTCTATTCCCGCTGGTTCCGCCGATGACCTGCCGCTGGGCGCGCAGCCCGAACCCCGATTGCATGGCGTGGCCAGGTGGGTCTGGCTGGCGCTGGGTTCACTGGGCATGGTTCTGGCCATCAACCAGACTTTCAACCTGTCTTTGCTCGGCTTTTTGCCGCTGGGTAACTCCTATCTTTACTATTTGATTGGCATCTTTCTGGCCGCTGCATTTATCAGCATACCGGCCACCGCCAGCAGCAGTGCGCGCGTGGCCTGGTACGACTGGCTGCTGTGTGCGGCCGTGTTGGGTGCCAGTCTTTACCTGGGCATGCATGGCCTGACCATCATCGAACAGGGTTGGGACTACTCGGCCCCGCTGCCGGCCACGGTGGCATCGGGCGTGATGCTGCTCATGGTGCTGGAAGGGGTGCGACGCGCCGGGGGCTGGTTGCTGCTGGGTGTGGCCTTGCTGTTTGGTGCTTACCCCTTGTTTGCCGACCACCTGCCCGGTTTTCTCTGGGGCACGCAATACACCTTTGGCGAAACCATTCGCGCCCATGTGATGGGCGTGGAAAGCATCATTGGCATTCCGATGCAGGTGGTGGCCCAGCTGGTGATCGGTTTTGTCGTGTTTGGCGCGGCGCTCACCGCCACCGGCGGTGGCGAGTTTTTCATGCGGTTCGCAGCCGCCTTGATGGGCCGCAGCCGTGGTGGTCCGGCCAAAGTTGCGGTTTTGTCCAGTGCCATTCTCGGCAGCTTGTCTGGCAGCGTGATCACCAACATTCTCACCAGCGGCCCCATCACGATCCCGACCATGAAGCGCACCGGTTACCCGGCGCATTACGCGGCAGCCATCGAGGCCTGTGCCTCGACAGGGGGCACGTTGATGCCGCCTGTGATGGGCGCGGTGGCTTTCATCATGGCGTCTTTTCTTGGCGTTCCTTACTCCGAGATCATCATCGCGGCCTTTTTGCCCGCCTTGTTGTTCTATCTGGCGCTGTTGTTCCAGGTGGATATCTATGCGGCAGCCCGGGGCTTGAAGGGCCTGCCCGAATCCGAGATTCCCAACCTGTGGGACACACTGAAGGACGGCTGGCCGTACCTGCTCAGCCTGGTGATGTTGATCTACATGCTGCTGTTCATGCGACTGGAGGCCTACGCGCCGTATTACGCTGCCGTGGTGTTGCTGGGTATTTCGATCTTCAAACGCAACAACCGGCTGAACCTGAAGCGCGCGGTGACTTTCCTGACCGATCTGACTGGCAGCCTGGCCAATCTGGTCGCCATTCTGGCCGGTATCGGGTTGGTGGTGGGCGGGCTCTCCTACACCGGTGTGGCCGGCGCCTTCTCGCGAGAACTGCTGTTGTACGCCGATGGCAGCATTCCCTTGATGCTCGCCGCCGGGGCCATCACCAGCTTCGTGCTCGGCATGGGCATGACGGTGAGTGCCTGCTACATCTTTTTGTCCATCTTGCTGGCACCTGCCTTGATTGCCGCCGGGTTGAACCCACTGGCCAGCCACTTGTTCATCCTCTACTGGGGCATGATGTCTTACCTCACGCCACCGGTTGCGCTGGCCGCCATCACGGCCGCCGGCATCTCGGGCTCAAGCCCGGTGAAAACCGGGTTTTATGCGATGCGCCTGGGTGCCATTCTGTTCATCTTGCCCTTCTTGTTCGTGATCGAACCTGCGCTGATTTTGCAAGGCCCATGGCAAGGCATCGCCTCGGCCTCGACGACCGCAGTGATCGCGATCTGGTTGCTCTCTTCCGGCATGGAGGGATACCTTTACCGTGTGGGCGCGCTGTCATGGACGGTGCGTGCGCTGGTGCTGTTCTCCGGTCTTGCGCTGGTGTATCCCGAGCGCATCAGCGATATGGTGGGGCTGGGCATTGTGGCGTTGATCTACCTGGCCAGCTGGCAGCGAGGCAACCGAGGGAAATCCGCGCATCCGGCCGCGTTGGCAGAGAAAGGGCCGCAGCCATGA
- a CDS encoding TAXI family TRAP transporter solute-binding subunit: MTNRSKILAAVAVAAAMGMTPSAFAQGLPDSMTWSAYDVGSAGYAEASAIADAFGKKYGTRIRIQPSGSSIGRLQPVLTKRAEIGFLATETFFATEGVHDFSERRWGPQDLRAIAGRPGAFGVFTAGDNGIKQLKDLKGKRVAFVAGNPSVNVKCEAFLSFAGLSRSDVEAVTFPTYGAAMSSVAQGLSDASCTTTTPSQVYELEQSPKGIRWLDVPPDDKEGWARLKAVAPFFQPLRETVGAGISEAKPANILAYRYPIMVVRADMDDNTAYAVIKALDETYGMYKDATKVMPRWKLDVAGTPSIDAPFHPGAIRYLKEKGIWTAEHQQWNDDRMARLTALRGAWAKTLVEGKGKSDEEFGKIWDAQRAMALKAL, translated from the coding sequence ATGACAAACCGATCGAAAATCCTGGCCGCAGTTGCCGTGGCCGCGGCCATGGGTATGACCCCCAGCGCTTTTGCCCAGGGCCTGCCTGATTCCATGACCTGGTCTGCCTACGACGTGGGTTCGGCTGGTTATGCCGAGGCATCGGCCATTGCCGATGCCTTCGGCAAAAAATATGGCACACGGATCCGCATCCAGCCTTCTGGCTCTTCGATCGGCCGCTTGCAGCCGGTGTTGACGAAGCGCGCCGAAATCGGTTTTCTTGCCACCGAGACATTCTTTGCCACTGAAGGCGTGCACGATTTCAGCGAACGGCGCTGGGGCCCTCAAGATCTGCGTGCCATTGCCGGGCGGCCCGGCGCATTTGGCGTCTTCACCGCTGGCGACAACGGCATCAAACAATTGAAAGATTTGAAGGGCAAGCGTGTGGCCTTTGTGGCAGGCAATCCATCGGTCAATGTGAAGTGCGAAGCGTTTCTGTCGTTTGCAGGCCTGAGCCGCAGCGATGTTGAGGCGGTCACCTTCCCGACCTATGGCGCCGCCATGAGTTCGGTGGCTCAGGGCCTGTCAGATGCGTCTTGCACGACCACCACCCCGAGCCAGGTGTACGAGCTGGAGCAGTCGCCCAAAGGCATCCGTTGGCTCGACGTACCTCCCGATGACAAAGAGGGCTGGGCCCGCCTGAAGGCTGTCGCGCCGTTCTTCCAACCGCTCAGGGAAACAGTGGGCGCAGGCATCAGCGAAGCCAAGCCGGCCAACATCCTGGCCTACCGCTATCCGATCATGGTGGTGCGCGCGGACATGGACGACAACACCGCCTATGCGGTGATCAAGGCGCTGGACGAGACCTACGGCATGTACAAGGATGCCACCAAGGTCATGCCACGCTGGAAACTTGACGTGGCCGGCACCCCGTCCATCGATGCACCTTTCCATCCGGGCGCCATCCGTTACCTGAAAGAAAAAGGCATCTGGACGGCGGAGCACCAACAGTGGAATGACGACCGCATGGCGCGCTTGACGGCCTTGCGTGGCGCCTGGGCCAAGACCCTGGTCGAAGGCAAAGGCAAGAGCGACGAAGAGTTCGGCAAGATCTGGGATGCACAGCGGGCCATGGCGCTCAAAGCGCTCTGA
- a CDS encoding acyl-CoA dehydrogenase family protein has protein sequence MTDPNTASRSDAIPDRHGANLFLADPSLATLLQTYLPAEVYRHVEPVFVELGAATGGRLDDLAQLADRHPPTLKHRTRTGEDLQRIDKHPAYVELERMAFSKLGLAAMSHRAGVLDWPEPLPKLVKYALTYVFVQSEFGLCCPLSMTDSLTGTLLKHGDQALIERYLPELTTQDFDQLSQGAMFITEQGAGSDVSGVTTRAYRDGDGWKLEGEKWFCSNPDAGLAMVLAHVDGAPPGMKGLGLFLMPRTLPDGSRNRYHIVRLKDKLGTRSMASGEIRLAGASAYPVGEIGRGFHNMATMINMSRLSNGVRAAGLMRRAVGEALFIARNRQAFNRHLIDMPLMQRTLIKMLLPSEQARTMFMHLAVCMGRADSGDQDAEKLVRILTPLIKFRACRDARKVTQDGMEVRGGCGYIEEWSDPRIVRDALLGSIWEGTSSIVALDVARSIQRDDTLVFLTSYLHRKLEDPRIPAPSREALGDALLRVATFTEACAKTPDSVDVRQASTALYNIATAILMAWEAAQSSGNYRRLALAHMVLQYRILPNDPLSSEAQLDAQSLIQQVLEEVPLTMVEAMSALPRGARDL, from the coding sequence ATGACCGACCCCAACACCGCATCCCGCTCGGACGCCATCCCGGACCGCCATGGCGCCAATCTCTTTCTCGCCGACCCGTCATTGGCTACTTTGTTGCAAACCTATTTGCCGGCAGAGGTGTACCGCCATGTCGAACCGGTCTTCGTTGAGCTCGGTGCCGCGACCGGAGGCCGGCTGGACGATCTGGCCCAGCTTGCCGACAGGCACCCTCCGACGCTGAAGCACCGCACCCGCACCGGCGAGGACCTGCAGCGCATTGACAAACACCCCGCTTATGTTGAGTTGGAGCGCATGGCGTTTTCCAAGCTGGGGCTGGCCGCCATGAGCCACCGTGCCGGTGTTCTTGATTGGCCCGAGCCCTTGCCCAAGCTGGTCAAGTACGCGCTCACCTATGTGTTTGTGCAGTCCGAATTTGGTTTGTGCTGCCCTTTGAGCATGACCGACTCCCTGACCGGCACCTTGCTCAAACACGGTGATCAAGCGCTGATCGAGCGCTATTTGCCTGAGCTCACCACCCAGGACTTTGACCAGTTGTCGCAAGGTGCCATGTTCATCACGGAGCAGGGTGCCGGGTCGGACGTATCGGGGGTGACGACCCGCGCCTACCGCGACGGCGACGGCTGGAAACTCGAAGGGGAGAAGTGGTTTTGCTCCAACCCGGATGCGGGCCTGGCCATGGTCCTGGCGCACGTCGACGGGGCACCTCCCGGCATGAAGGGACTCGGCCTCTTTTTGATGCCGAGAACGCTGCCCGATGGCAGCCGCAACCGCTACCACATCGTGCGCCTGAAAGACAAGCTGGGCACGCGCTCCATGGCCAGCGGCGAGATCCGGCTGGCGGGTGCCTCCGCCTATCCGGTGGGCGAGATCGGCCGCGGCTTTCACAACATGGCCACCATGATCAACATGTCACGTTTGTCGAACGGCGTACGCGCCGCCGGCCTGATGCGCCGTGCTGTTGGTGAAGCCCTGTTCATCGCAAGGAATCGCCAGGCGTTCAACCGGCACCTGATCGACATGCCGTTGATGCAACGCACGCTGATCAAGATGCTGCTGCCCAGCGAGCAGGCCCGCACGATGTTCATGCACCTGGCAGTGTGCATGGGCCGAGCCGACAGCGGTGACCAGGACGCAGAGAAGTTGGTCCGCATCCTCACGCCACTGATCAAGTTTCGAGCCTGCCGCGACGCCCGAAAGGTCACGCAAGACGGCATGGAGGTACGCGGAGGCTGTGGCTACATCGAAGAATGGTCTGACCCACGCATCGTGCGCGACGCGCTCCTAGGCTCGATCTGGGAAGGCACCAGCAGCATTGTGGCGCTGGACGTCGCCCGCTCGATTCAGCGCGACGACACACTGGTTTTCTTAACGAGCTATCTGCACCGGAAGTTGGAGGACCCGAGAATTCCAGCGCCTTCACGCGAAGCTCTGGGCGATGCATTGCTACGGGTAGCAACCTTTACAGAAGCTTGCGCCAAGACGCCAGACAGCGTAGATGTTCGTCAGGCCTCGACAGCGTTGTACAACATTGCTACGGCGATTCTCATGGCGTGGGAAGCTGCGCAATCTTCTGGAAACTATCGACGGCTCGCTTTGGCGCACATGGTGCTGCAATACAGAATATTGCCGAATGATCCACTGAGTTCGGAGGCTCAGTTAGATGCACAGTCGCTGATCCAACAAGTATTGGAAGAAGTGCCGCTCACCATGGTGGAAGCAATGAGTGCTCTTCCACGGGGCGCTCGCGACCTGTAG
- a CDS encoding PaaI family thioesterase produces the protein MHSPEKTPVDTSTLFAQVGFNQLLDLRREFAEDGVSRLVLNARPELTNNFHNLHGGVIMTMLDGAMSSAALSRSGFRKAVVTIEMSTAFLKPGRGRLVAHGKAIGGGRSVCFCEARLEDETGELVARAMGTFKYVSA, from the coding sequence ATGCACAGCCCTGAAAAAACCCCTGTCGACACCTCCACCTTGTTTGCCCAGGTGGGGTTTAACCAGTTACTGGATTTGCGCCGGGAGTTCGCCGAAGACGGTGTGTCGCGTCTGGTGCTGAACGCCCGGCCTGAGCTGACCAACAACTTCCACAACCTGCACGGCGGCGTGATCATGACCATGCTCGATGGCGCGATGTCCAGCGCGGCGCTGTCGCGCTCTGGTTTCCGGAAAGCGGTGGTGACGATCGAGATGTCCACCGCGTTTTTGAAACCGGGGCGTGGTCGACTGGTGGCCCACGGCAAGGCCATCGGTGGTGGTAGGTCGGTCTGTTTTTGTGAAGCCCGCCTTGAGGACGAAACTGGCGAACTCGTGGCGAGGGCCATGGGCACGTTCAAGTACGTGTCCGCCTGA
- a CDS encoding acyl-CoA dehydrogenase family protein: MIRDPETLTALLDTVNRFVRERLVPAEAEVAETDLIPHDLVNEMKQMGLFGLTVPEAYGGLGLTMEEEVEVMFAMGQTSPCFRSLFGTTVGIGSQGILFDGTEEQKARYLPKLATGELVASFALTEPDAGSDAASLRTTAIRDGDHYVVNGTKRFITNAPTADIFTLMARTDPADKGASGVSAFIVEAKTPGLSIGKIDKKMGQRGAHTADVIFENCRVPAGQLIGLQEGQGFKTAMKVLEKGRIHIAAICVGVAERMLRDALNYAVERKQFGQAIADFQLVQAMLADSQAEVYAARCMVLDAARQRDEGRNVSTQASCCKLFASEMCGRVADRAVQIFGGAGYLSEYGIERFYRDVRLFRLYEGTSQIQQLVIARNMVREARR; this comes from the coding sequence ATGATCCGCGACCCCGAAACCCTGACCGCCTTGCTCGATACGGTGAACCGCTTTGTGCGCGAACGCCTGGTACCGGCCGAAGCCGAGGTGGCCGAGACCGACCTGATCCCTCATGACCTCGTCAACGAGATGAAGCAGATGGGCCTGTTTGGTCTGACTGTGCCCGAAGCTTATGGGGGCCTGGGCCTGACCATGGAAGAAGAGGTCGAGGTGATGTTCGCCATGGGCCAGACCTCGCCCTGCTTTCGCTCGCTGTTCGGCACCACGGTGGGCATTGGCTCGCAAGGCATTCTGTTTGACGGCACAGAAGAGCAGAAGGCGCGCTACCTGCCCAAGCTGGCCACAGGTGAGCTGGTGGCTTCGTTCGCGCTGACCGAACCCGATGCCGGGTCCGATGCGGCGTCGCTGCGCACCACCGCTATTCGCGACGGTGATCACTACGTGGTCAACGGAACCAAACGCTTCATCACCAACGCGCCAACGGCCGACATCTTTACTTTGATGGCCCGAACCGATCCGGCCGACAAGGGCGCAAGCGGTGTGTCGGCCTTCATTGTTGAGGCGAAAACGCCTGGCTTGTCCATTGGCAAGATCGACAAAAAAATGGGCCAGCGCGGCGCCCACACGGCGGATGTGATCTTCGAGAACTGCCGGGTACCGGCTGGCCAATTGATCGGCCTGCAGGAAGGGCAGGGGTTCAAGACGGCGATGAAGGTGCTGGAAAAAGGCCGCATCCACATCGCCGCCATCTGCGTCGGGGTGGCTGAGCGCATGTTGCGCGATGCGTTGAATTACGCTGTGGAGCGCAAACAGTTTGGTCAGGCGATTGCCGACTTTCAACTGGTGCAGGCGATGCTGGCCGACAGCCAGGCCGAGGTATACGCCGCCCGCTGCATGGTGCTTGATGCGGCGCGCCAGCGCGACGAAGGGCGCAACGTGTCGACCCAGGCATCGTGCTGCAAGCTGTTTGCCTCCGAGATGTGCGGCCGGGTGGCCGACCGCGCGGTGCAGATTTTTGGCGGCGCAGGTTACTTGAGTGAATACGGTATCGAACGGTTTTACCGCGATGTGCGCCTGTTTCGCCTCTATGAAGGCACCAGCCAGATCCAGCAACTCGTCATTGCGCGCAACATGGTGCGTGAGGCGCGCCGCTGA